The following are encoded in a window of Methanobacteriales archaeon HGW-Methanobacteriales-1 genomic DNA:
- a CDS encoding thiamine-phosphate synthase, with product MEIENLKKGLEILTSSEEFAFIVPEVRTNLVMAKIDAKTEKDVAGIPGRITTFNGRAFACREPEFGASSHMARMVLNVRKYDSRKRSAIDLKYHPQIIEICQKLGLKVSSYDRTQEPENIKNEEGGTIPWGVKEAINKIGEVPDVIYHLGAWGKEPIVCLLAPDAIESARTAVCIAKLWLALD from the coding sequence ATGGAAATTGAAAACCTTAAAAAGGGATTGGAAATACTGACTTCCTCTGAGGAATTTGCATTTATTGTTCCTGAAGTTAGGACCAATTTAGTAATGGCCAAAATAGATGCTAAAACTGAAAAAGATGTTGCAGGAATTCCAGGAAGGATAACTACTTTTAATGGAAGGGCTTTTGCTTGCAGGGAACCAGAATTTGGAGCATCTTCTCACATGGCCCGTATGGTTTTAAATGTTAGAAAATACGATTCGAGAAAGAGAAGTGCCATTGATCTCAAGTATCACCCTCAAATAATTGAAATCTGCCAGAAACTGGGCCTTAAAGTTTCTTCTTATGATAGAACCCAAGAACCAGAGAATATTAAAAATGAAGAAGGTGGGACTATTCCTTGGGGAGTTAAAGAAGCTATAAATAAAATTGGAGAGGTTCCAGACGTGATTTATCATTTAGGAGCATGGGGTAAAGAACCTATTGTATGTTTGCTGGCTCCTGATGCAATAGAATCTGCCAGAACCGCAGTATGTATTGCTAAGTTATGGCTGGCTTTGGATTAA
- a CDS encoding DUF2124 domain-containing protein, producing MEKIKEFKGIKGHLEAFKDEVIDAKRIAFAGVPGVCTPFALLFAYSIREKETIFIPITDINKARKMKITDYGLELGEKTNANADVLVLLGGLSIPHIGSNPSDINELVENVLIDGGKVIGISYMDMFRKADWDSKVDFDCIINADLEGYVLK from the coding sequence ATGGAAAAAATCAAAGAATTTAAAGGTATTAAAGGACATTTAGAAGCATTTAAAGATGAAGTGATAGATGCCAAACGAATTGCTTTTGCGGGAGTTCCTGGAGTCTGCACTCCTTTTGCACTACTTTTTGCATATTCCATTAGAGAAAAGGAAACTATTTTTATTCCAATCACGGACATTAATAAAGCTCGTAAAATGAAAATAACTGATTATGGGCTAGAATTAGGGGAAAAAACTAATGCAAATGCTGATGTTTTAGTTCTTTTAGGAGGTCTTTCCATCCCCCATATTGGATCTAATCCCAGTGATATTAATGAATTAGTTGAAAATGTTTTAATTGATGGTGGAAAAGTAATTGGAATATCCTACATGGATATGTTCCGCAAAGCAGATTGGGATAGTAAAGTAGATTTTGATTGTATTATTAATGCAGATCTAGAAGGATATGTATTAAAATAG